Proteins co-encoded in one Xiphophorus couchianus chromosome 16, X_couchianus-1.0, whole genome shotgun sequence genomic window:
- the LOC114160488 gene encoding uncharacterized protein LOC114160488, whose product MKRQGGRIDSFFIKRSKSGTDQTGFSSDISSPGSSCPENSHEKESLANTNPPSPVPSKEESENTESSAPDQDDDEPEGAIAGDTTDLFSAVSSTPFAFPKGPSDISKSKEQGPVQPSLTNFPRTQHGTRKRTFHSSWYKDYSWLEYSVIKDSSYCFACRHFSLPNAPDSVFASHSGFSNWKKALSKESGFKLHSKLEHHVNAMYAWSQYKRANEGYLYQ is encoded by the exons ATGAAAAGACAGGGAGGCAGGATAGACAGCTTCtttataaaaagaagcaaatcagGCACAGATCAAACAGGGTTCAGCTCTGACATCAGCAGTCCTGGTAGCTCATGTCCTGAGAACAGTCACGAGAAAGAAAGTCTGGCAAACACCAATCCACCATCACCAG TTCCATCAAAGGAGGagtctgaaaacacagaaagctcTGCGCCTGACCAGGATGATGATGAGCCAGAAGGGGCAATTGCAGGAGATACCACTGATCTCTTCTCAGCAGTGTCCAGCACTCCTTTTGCTTTTCCAAAAGGACCCAGTG atatttcaaagtcaaaagaaCAGGGCCCTGTTCAGCCAAGTTTGACAAACTTCCCCAGAACTCAGCATGGAACAAGAAAGAGAACTTTTCACAGCTCCTGGTACAAAGACTATTCTTGGTTAGAATATTCTGTTATTAAAGACTCCTCCTACTGCTTTGCCTGTAGGCATTTTTCTTTGCCTAATGCACCAGATAGTGTCTTTGCTTCGCATTCCGGCTTCAGTAATTGGAAAAAGGCATTGTCCAAGGAGTCTGGATTTAAGCTTCACTCAAAGTTAGAGCACCATGTAAATGCAATGTATGCATGGAGTCAATATAAAAGGGCTAATGAGG GGTACTTGTACCAATGA